In a genomic window of Mercenaria mercenaria strain notata chromosome 19, MADL_Memer_1, whole genome shotgun sequence:
- the LOC123542327 gene encoding fibrinogen-like protein 1, with amino-acid sequence MPLSISKRAVLIVLCIIGVYCSKSKRVLERIKHLESRFNTESKFRDEDYAEVIDRLDEIDKKLNGSLEKRVGFVNSDHGSGDVNIETINHLRKDFTKIWTEFRDEKYETARIRREIPKIKHDLEYYCTMNLNKTGELISRVEESDDVRKIYMEMTVNEIYGVKFALENTISNTSILVGQEFKGTVEEIEERIQRTVKKELKIMEDNTRLEIADTKANVERFEILVSQLSARVEQLFGYNSCSEAKSAAILRSGVYKQRQGLEVYCDQTTDGGGWLVFQRRHNGEVDFYRDWIAYKNGFGDLNSEFWLGNEHLSILTSSGDHELRIDMEDFYGNKAFAKYSKFKVYPEEDKYKLEVSGYSGNAGDSLKYHNGMAFTTFDNDNDKWSNVNCAEDRHGAWWYKSCAYSNLNGQHFNDAGKPDTKGIFWYYFKQSMYCLKSVEMKFR; translated from the coding sequence ATGCCACTTTCTATAAGTAAAAGGGCTGTGCTAATCGTACTCTGTATTATTGGAGTTTACTGCTCAAAGTCAAAACGAGTTCTAGAACGGATTAAACATCTTGAATCTAGATTCAATACAGAATCAAAGTTTAGAGATGAGGATTATGCCGAAGTTATTGACAGACTAGATGAGATAGATAAAAAATTAAACGGGTCGCTTGAGAAAAGAGTAGGCTTTGTTAACTCCGATCATGGATCGGGTGATGTCAACATTGAAACAATAAACCATTTACGCAAGGATTTTACGAAAATTTGGACAGAATTTCGCGATGAGAAATATGAAACAGCAAGAATCCGCAGGGAAATTCCGAAAATTAAGCATGATTTGGAATATTATTGTACGatgaatttaaacaaaactgGTGAGCTCATATCACGGGTTGAAGAATCAGATGACGTGCGCAAAATCTACATGGAAATGACAGTTAATGAGATTTATGGTGTGAAGTTTGCTTTAGAAAATACAATCAGTAATACCTCGATACTTGTTGGACAGGAATTCAAAGGCACAGTAGAAGAAATTGAGGAACGTattcaaagaactgttaaaaaagaattgaaaataatggaagataacaCAAGGCTGGAGATTGCTGACACCAAAGCAAACGTTGAAAGATTTGAAATTCTAGTGAGTCAACTATCTGCTCGTGTTGAACAATTGTTTGGATACAATTCTTGCTCAGAGGCCAAAAGTGCCGCAATATTACGATCAGGTGTCTATAAACAACGACAGGGGCTCGAGGTTTATTGTGACCAAACCACAGATGGTGGGGGTTGGCTTGTGTTCCAGAGACGGCACAATGGGGAGGTTGATTTCTATCGTGACTGGATTGCGTATAAAAACGGGTTTGGCGATCTCAATAGTGAATTTTGGCTAGGTAATGAACATTTGAGTATTCTTACATCAAGTGGAGATCATGAACTGAGAATAGATATGGAGGATTTTTACGGAAATAAGGCATTTGCTAAATACAGTAAGTTCAAGGTATATCCGGAAGAAGACAAGTACAAACTTGAGGTGAGTGGATACAGTGGAAATGCTGGAGATTCTCTTAAGTATCATAATGGAATGGCGTTCACAACGTTCGACAATGACAATGATAAATGGTCGAACGTAAACTGTGCCGAAGATCGTCATGGTGCCTGGTGGTACAAAAGCTGTGCTTACTCTAATCTCAATGGCCAGCATTTCAATGATGCTGGTAAACCAGACACGAAAGGAATCTTCTGGTACTACTTTAAACAATCCATGTACTGTTTGAAAAGTGTGGAAATGAAATTTCGTTAA